The Pirellulales bacterium genome includes the window TCCGCAACTTTTCCTTGCTCGTCCCAGATTGGCACGGCGCGGACCAAATGCCAGCGCATTTCACCGTCCCTGCGACGCAATGTATGAGTGTCTTCCCACGCCGTCTGAGCAAGACGAGCCGACTCCCACGTTGCCATCAATCGGCTACACTCCGCAGGATCACAATACCGAGTCCATTCAAACCCCATCGCTTCAGCGGCAGTCGATCCCGTGTAGTCGTACCAGCGCTGATTGAACCAAAATCGATCACCGTCGGACCGAGCCATCCAAACCAATTGAGGCATCGAATCGGCCAAGTTGCGAAATTGCTTTTCTCGTTCGCGACGCCACGCCGAACGCAATGCGCTACACAGGCTAGTGACAGTAACGCCGACCACGAGAAACATCAACAGGTTCAACCCGTCGGCCAGCGTCTCAAACCGTAAGGATTCGATTCCGTGCGAAAATGGCGGCGGAACCAGAAATAACAAGCCCAACAGCGCGCTCAGAAAAGTCGCCAACAACCCGGAACCAAAACCGCCCCAATAAGCCGCTGCCATCACGACCAGCAGAAACGGCAACAGCCGGGCTTGCTCGGCCAGCGCGTCGTCGACGGCCAATCGGAGCAGCAACACCAACAAGCATCCAACGACCGCCAGAATGTAACCGAACGCTTTCTTCGATCGCTTCATGCCAGCCTTCCTCAGATCGTGCAATCATCGAGATACAGTGGCAATCCAACTTGACTACCACTTAGCAAAGATTGACGTAATTCCGAGCTGCGCCCGTTAGAAAGCGATTTGATTGACTCCTGCGATCCGAAATCTCGTCAATTGTGACTGCGTAGGAGATAGAAACCAATTCCCTTCGGACATGAACAGCGAATAATGGATATTCGTAACTTGCACTCGTTTCCCTGCAGGTATGCGATTGCTCACCAATGTGGACAGCAATTCATCCAATTGCTATCTATGCCAATTGAAAGCGGAGAGTTCTGTCGCCTTACAAAAAAGTAAGCCAACTGCCGTGCGGTTGCGGAAGACGGGTGAAGTCAACGAACCCAGAGCTTCGACGGATCACTGGCGGCATGGTTTCCGCTCGCATTTTCCGGAGATCGTCGATCGCCCGGCGGCTGATTGCCGGCACTTTGAGGCGCATTGGGATCGAGCCCATCTTCGAGCTTGTGGAGATAAGGGCCGATTACATCGTGCAGTTCAGGGGGCATTACGGCGTCGGCCTTGTCGAGCAGCACGGCCATAGCGCGACCCGACTTACTTTGCAAGATATGTTCGCGCATCGTCGGCCAGAGTGTCAACGCGAAAAAAGTGATCGCAAGGCAAAGCAAAATGCCTTTAAGCAGACCGAAGATAGCGCCGATTTGATGATCGAAATCGCGCAGCTTAATTCGATCGAGTAGTCCGGCGACTAACCGAAAGGCCAGCCACACACCAGCACCGGTCGCTAAATACAAGACCAGCATCGCCGCAAAGCGGTTCCACGGCGCACTGTCGCCAAACATCGGCGCCAGCGAAGCACTGAACTTCAGGCACACAAAATAGCTAAGCACCAGCGATGCCACCGAAGCCAACTGCCAGGCCATCCCTTTCCAAGCACCAAAGATCGTGGCCCCGCCAAGCACGGTCAGCATCAAGATGTCGTACCAGTCCATGCGACGGTTCGGGGTTCAGGGTTCAGTGAAGACAGAGATCGCAGAGTTTATCAGCAGCCGCGCGACAGTCGAAGGTCAGTTTGAAAGAAGCAATCCAGGCTGACTAGGCATACGTGCTAGCACTCCATTTGGCGTGCAACTGATCTTGGGGCAACGCACGTTTTTCCGATAAAGTTCCGCTCTCAAAATCCCAAGCCCCGAACTCCAAACCTTGAACCCTCCGCATGGCTGGCTTTAAAACTCACATCACTACCAGCACGGTGATAGGTATTGCCGGCGGCGCGGCTTCCAAAATCTATTTTGGCGTGCCGCTCGAAACGAGCCTCTTGGCCGCCGGGCTGTGCGGCGTGGCGGGAATGATGCCCGACCTCGATAGCGGACCTGGCCGGCCATTGCGCGAAAGCATGGCCTTTGCTGCGGCCGTGGTGCCCATGATGTGCGTCGATCGATTCAAGCAGGCGGGAATGTCGCTCGAATCGATGATTTTAGCCAGCGGCGGGATGTATTTAGCCATTCGCTTCGGTCTGGCGGCTTTATTACGCCGATACACGGTTCACCGCGGTATGTTTCATAGCATACCAGCAGCGCTCATTGCGGGAGAAGTCACCTTTCTGGCGTTCGGCTGCGAGCGGCTCGACTTGCGATTTTTCGTTGCCGGCGCCGTCGTGGTCGGCTTCATGTCGCATTTGATTCTCGACGAAATCTGGAGCATCGAATGGCATCGCGGTCGCATGCGGTTCAAGAGTTCGTTCGGTACCGCGATCAAATTCTGGGGAGACAGTGTGTGGGCGAATATTTCGACATATCTGAAAGTCGTGGTACTGACGTTTTTGGTGGTCAACGACCAGGAATGGACGGGCCGCTTTGGCTCCCCGAGTCAACAGTCGCAGCAACTCGCCGAGCGCTTTTTCAACCGCATCGGTTTGCAGCGCAATCCGACGACGAAGACCTTGAGCATCCCTGAGCCGAAGGAAGAATTTCAACATGTAGAATAAAAAATGCAAGTTCAAACATGTTGCACGGCATGATGATTCATTCTGCAATTTGCGTTTTTCATTTTTCTCGGCTCTCCAGCATCAACGTAACCGGCCCGTCGTTCGTGAGCGAGACCTCCATCTGCGTGCGAAAGCGGCCGGATTCAACATGAATGCCCTGCGCACGGGCGGTCTCGACGAATAGCTGGTATAGTCGCTCCGCCTCATCCGGCGCCGCAGCCTCAATGAAGCTCGGCCGGCGACCCTTGCGGCAATCGCCCAGTAGCGTGAACTGACTGACCACCAGCATCGCCCCGCCAGCTTCAATCAGCGCGAGATTCATCTTGCCGTCGTCATCATTAAAAATCCGCAGTTCGACAATCTTCCGCGCAAGCCATCGCGCGTCATCGTCCGAGTCGCCGAGGGCCACACCCAGCAGTACCAGCAGACCGCGATCAACGCGGCCAACGACCTCGCCGGCCACGACGACTTTTGCCTGACTGACACGTTGAACAACGGCACGCATAACTCGATATTAGATGATCGACACTGGACGCTGGATTTCCGAGACTCTTGCGTCTATTTTCTACCATTCAGTATCTATCATCCAGCATCCAGCACAACCTTGACATTCAACTGCAATTGCTATTCATTGTTACTTTCCATTATTCCAGCACCCAGCCTCCCGTCCGCTTATGTATTTCCTCGCCGCCATCTACTCGCTGATGATCGTCCTGGCCGCACTCATCGGCGGCTGGGTTCCGATGCTTGTGCGCCTGACGCACACGCGGATGCAGCTTTTTCTCAGCTTCGTAGCGGGCGTGATTTTGGGCATCGGCCTGTTGCATTTGCTGCCGCACGGATATCTACAGCTTGAAAATATCGATCAGACCGCGATGTGGCTGTTGGGCGGCTTTCTGGTGATGTTTTTCCTTGAACGCTTCTTCCATTTTCATCATCACGATGCGCCGGTCGATGAAACGCCCAAAGACATCGCTAAAGAAGCACACGAGCACTGCGATCACCAGCCTTCGAAGGGGGAGCATCATCATCACGCTGACGCGACATCGATGACGCGGTTGTCGTGGAGCGGCGCGCTGATGGGTCTCACGCTGCACAGCTTGATCGACGGACTGGCGTTGGGAGCTGCTATTTTCGCGGATAAGAGCGAACATCGTGCAGCGCAATTGGCTGGTTTTGGCACCTTTCTGGCAGTCTGGCTGCACAAGCCGTTCGATTCGTTAACCATCAGCACGCTGATGGTCGCTGGCGGTTGGTCGCGCGGCTGGCAACATGCGGTAAATGTTGGATATGCCGCGATTGCCCCGTTGGGAACCTTGGCTTTTTTTCTCGGCTTGGAGCAGGTCGGACGTGGACATTCGATGTTTGTCGGCGCAGCGCTATGCTTTGCATCCGGAGCATTCTTATGCATCTCCACCAGCGACCTGCTCCCGGAAGTGCAATTTCACAAGCACGATCGGGTAAAGCTGTCGCTGGCGTTATTGCTCGGCGTCGCCCTCGCGGCAGCCATCGTGCTGCTTGAGACGACCGGGCACCAACATCACCTGCCAAGGTAGCAGCCGCTGCGACTGCTCGCGGGCACGCATCAAATTCAAATCGGCAATCCGCGCTCCTGCCGAATTCGCCGAACTTCGGCGAGGATGCCTTCAATCACGCTATGATGCGCCGCAATGCGCCCAGCCTCCATGAAGAAGGTCAGCGCGATAAATATCAGCCCGATAAAAGCCCCAAACAGGTGAGGCGTAACCCAATGCTCCGTCCCGGCGCGAAGCGTAGCCGGATCGGCAGCCGCGCCAAGCGCTCCCACGGCAACCGCGGCAAGCATCGAAAAAACAGCCCACGGAAACGTGCTGCGTTTCAATCGTACACTCTGCTGAAGATGGCGAGGATCGAGCCGATAGGTTTCCGTCACCTCCTTGCACCAGCGGCTCGTACCGATGAAATATGTCATGGCGATGCTATTGACCAGCACCACGACAATCGCCGCGGCAGTGCCCAACATCCGATGTACGGTGGCCCAGCGGAGCTGCGTCGTATCGACAGTGCCGTGTAAATCGCCGATATACAGGCCCAAAAGCAGGGCTGCGGACATGAGCAGCAAAGCCACAATCGCGAGCGTCGTAAAAATGCGAATCATGTTCCACTTTATACGTTGTACGTCGCAAGATTTGTAGGGCCTCTCCGAGAACTCTTCGCGTTCCGCCATGAACAAGGAAGCTGCAATCGAAAAACTGGAGCGAAACTCTTCCCCGCTCCATCCTCACAGCCCGGTGCCAGGGATATACTACGGGCATGGAGCCTCGCAAACCACTATTGGCCATCACTCAGGGCGACCCGGCTGGCGTCGGGCCAGAGACTGTCGTCGGCGCCTGGAGGCAACCGGAGATGCACGATCTTTGTCGCGTCGTCGCCATCGGTCATCCGATAGTCTTTCAACGGGCTGTCGAACTCGTCCATGCGGGTGCAACGATTGTCACGGTCGAATCGCCGGACGAAATCGATTCCTCGCCCAGCGTCATTCCATGCTTGTCCAGCGGCAGCGATGATGCCGCCGATGTACTGCCAGCGACGATCGACCCTCGCGGCGGGCAAGCGGCCTACGATGCGCTCGTTGTCGCGGCGCATTTGGCACTCGACGGCAAAGTCAGTGGCCTCGTCACCGCGCCGCTACACAAAGCCGCGCTCTGGCGCGCTGGGCATCATTTTCCTGGGCATACGGAGTTACTTGCCCAGCTTTGCGGCGTGGACGATTTCGCCATGATGCTGTATCTGGGGCCCACGGCGATGTCGATCGACGGCAGCCGGTGTGTTCGCGGATCCGCTGGCTTGGGCGTTGTACATGTTACGCTGCACATGGGATTGGCGGAAGTTTTTCGGCACCTGACCACCGAATCGATTCTGGCCAAAATCCATTTAGCCGATCAGGTGATGGGGAAAATCAAAGGTGAAAAACCGCGCATCGGTGTGTGTGCATTGAATCCACATGCCGGCGAAGAAGGCTTGTTCGGCAATGAAGAAATTCGCACTATCGCGCCAGCCGTCGAGGCGGCGCAGCATGCAGGGTTGCTCGCCGTCGGGCCATTTCCCACCGATACACTCATGGTCCGCGCTCGCAACGGCGAATTCGACGCCGTCGTCGCCATGTATCACGACCAAGGTCACATCGCGCTCAAGCTACTCGGCATGCATCAAGCCGTCAACGTCACCTGCGGCCTGCCGATCGTCCGCACCAGCGTGGCGCACGGCACGGCATTTGACTTAGCGTGGCAAGGCCGCGCAGAGACGTCAGGAATGATTGAAGCCGTACGAATGGCGGCGAAGCTCTCGAAAAGCATTTCCGGCATCAGCGACAAACAAGAAAAAATGCTGCTGCGCGACCGCCTCGGATGCTGACCAAGCTCTCATCGATCAAGACAATCATTGCTTCACCCCCAGCGATTTCAGAAACGCTTCCGTAGTCTCCGCGAAACCTGCGGCCGGCTCGTATTCGAACTGCCGTTCGTCGATCGGCGGATTGAATTGCACTTCATACAGTTCGACCAGCACTATCGACTGCAGTTCATTGCCCCTCCCCTGCCCTCCCCTGCCCTGCCCTCCCCCTCGGCGGCGATAGTTGATGCGATAGGGAAACAAATCGTCTTGCCCCAAGTAAACCAAGACCTCCTCCGGCAACTGTTCCGGTAAAAGCCTCAAGTCGAGCGACTTGCCTTTGGCCGCTTGATTGGCTAGTTCCTTCGCAATCGGCCTGAGCACTTCGACCTGCCATGTGCCGGTGGCAATCCATACAGGCAATTGGTCGAGCCGTCCTTCTTCTACCTGCATAAAGCGAAACGACTTTCGCAAGTCCTCGGCTACCTGTGGCAATCCCCCACTCGCGAGGCCCGCTTGGAAGCCGAGCGGCTGACCGACAGTTTTGCCCGCTTGGTCCATCGCTTGACGCACGCGGCGTAAATCGACTCGATTGAGCGTCGGTTCATCGGGCGCAAACTGGGTAAGTTGCCAAAGATAGCGGCCGTCGCAAACTTGTTGCCACAGATGAATTTGCTCGCCGATACTGGTTTTCAGCTCCCAGCGAATTTTCCTAGCATCGCCCACGCCGTGCTGCAAGTACGTCCCCTGCCCTATCGATTGATAGCCGAACGTATCGACATGAAATCGAACGCGCGCTGAAATCGCTAAATGTTTTGCCAGCGCATCGGCGGCTTTTTTGACAAGTAAATCGGCCCCTTGCGGAGGCGATTGCGATAGCGGAGTTGGCGCACCTAGCGTGGCATGAGCGATCGAAGCTTGATCGTGCTGCGGTGCTTGTGGGCCGGTGAGCTGCCGAAGTCGAGATGCTTCACCGATCGAGTCATGAACTGCCACTGGCTGGGGAAGAGATGCTTCGATTGAAATCCGGCCTTGCCGCTGGGGTGCCCCCCTGCCCTGCTCGGCCGGCGAACCAGCGGTTTGTCCTGGCAAAGTTCCGGCCAATAAAATGCCGACTGTAAAGATAGGTAGGATGACCTTCATGTGAGGGTTTTGACGGATTTGCCAAAGATTCTCTTTACACCGGGCCGACGATACCCACAGACGGCCAGACTGCGTCAGGATTCTAGGCGTTTGACCTGGCAATCCCAAGATCAAGTTCGGCGGAATAGCCGTACGCGTCCGGTGCGATTGGCATTGTTGTCAGTGGTCAAACGTCAGTCATCAGTTGCATCTAAACGCTCATCACCGACGACTGGCCACTGACCACCAGACGACTGGCCCTTTTTCACTTCAGCAATCAGGCGGCCACATCGCAGACATGTGCCGTCGTAGGGGGGACTCAATGACTCTGCGCTTTACATTTGGAGCGCTATTGGCTGCGCTCGTGGCTACCGGCTGTGCCTTGCCACTAAATTCGCCATTGGAGCACATTTCTCAACTCCGCCCGGTTTTCGAGCCGCGTACCAACGTGCTGCCGCCGGCGCAAATGTTAATGCATCCTGGCCCCGGCGTGGATGGACCCGGCCCGGGTGTGATGATGGCCGGCGGTCCTGGTCTAGGGGCCTACGGCGCTGCCGGAATGGCTCCCGGCATGTTTCCGGGCGGCGGTGGACCTGGCGGTGCTGTCGGTGGCAATGGAGCGCCGTGCGGCGACGTCGAGCAGGCCTGCTGCTGGAGTGGCTGCGGTGGCTGCTGTGCCGGCAATGGTGCGTGGGGCAACGATATGGCTGCTGCGGGCGGAGCTGGATGGGGCATGGGAATGGGATCGTACCCCACTTCGCAAATTGGCTTTATCGGTAGCGACGGCATGCAAGTGCGCTGGGATGTCGGTAGCCCTGGGCTATTTGATTCCGAACCGCTTGTCGAACCTGGCCGATATAACTTTCCTCAAGGAGCGATCTATCGCTTGAAGCTCACCGACATTCCGAGCTACCCAGGCGTGGAGTTATATCCCACGCTCGAAGTCGCTCCAACCGTGCCGCGCACCGAAGCATTCATCGCCCACAATTTCATCCCCTTCCAGCTCACGGACGACGATTTCAAACAAGTCCTGTCAGGCAACTTCGTGACAAAAGTGATTTATCTTCCCGATCCAGAATATCAAGAACTCGCGCTTGCCGGCGTGGAAACACTTGTCAGCACGCGACTCGATCCGGGAGTCGATCCGATTGTCGAAGCCGACCGTCGCGGTTCGATCTTGGCGATCATCCGCCTAGGCAATAAAGACTTACAAAATGCTGCTGCCGGCGGATTTGCCGCCAACAGAGGCGGCGACGTTGAACAAGCCGGCTACTGGGGGCCCTGCCCTTGTCCCAAGCCGTCGATTGCGGCGCAAGTCGGCCAGCCCACGGCGGTGCCACCGCAATTCGTCGCCGGAGTTACTGCGCCGGAGTGGGGCATGCCCTATTGCGGCACGCCGATCGGTTTGCCAGGCCCGCCGCACATTCCGCTGGGTGTGCCAGCCGGATTGCAGCAACACGTGATGAAGAATCACACGGCAATGCACATCCCCGGACCGACCAAAAAGGTCAAGATTGATGTGAAGCAAGAGCCTGGATTAAGTTATCCGCATCCTGCAAGCCACGTTCACATCGTGGAGCGCAGTACGGTCCCGCCGGTCGAATTCCGTCAGCCCTGGCACATGTCGCACCAAGTTGTTCCAGGTGTCCAGTGCGGCGACGGCGAGTGCAGCGATGGCCAGTGCAGCGATGGCCAGTGCTCACCGCAGTAGTCTGATTGTTCAATGCAACCCGCGCCGAGGGAGCAGCCCGTCTTGCGGGACTCCCTCGATAGTTTTTTGAGCCGCAGTTGAACTATAGAAGTCACATCCGTTCGACGAAAGCATTGGACTCTGTGTTCATTCAAGAAGCAGGATTTCCCTCCGACCGATTGTTCCCAGTCGGATTTCGCTCTTATCGATGACTCATCTTCTTCGCAACATTGCCGCTCGAAGCATCCCACTGTGTGCATGTCTCTCGACACTGTACGCAATGGAAAACATGCGCGTCGCACGGTTGTTGATGATTGTCGCCGCAAGTTTTGTTGCCTTCGCGGCACAAGCCGAGCCTCCGCGACACGATTTGCACGCCGGAGCGATGCCGCCGGGAGCGATTGGCGGTCGACAATTGTTGCGAGGCGGACCGTTGCCGGGTTACTTTCAGCCTGTCGAGATTCGCGCTCCACAAGGCGCACAGGTCGCCTACGCGATGCAAGATGGCTTCGGCGAATCAGACAAAGCGCCGGCCAAAGCGGGCATGATGATCGGCTCGGTCTATCGCCTCAAGGTGACCGACATTCCGCGGCACGAAGGGGAAGAGCTTTATCCGACGATCGAAGTCATCGATCGGCTCTATCCACCACTCGGCCAGGAATTGAAATTCCCGATTCCGATCGAGTTGGCCGAAGCAGACCTTGAAGCCGCGTTTCAAGGAAAATTCATCACACGCATCATTTATCTCGAAAATCCCCGTGGCGCGTACCCAAAAGCAGAAGATCCCCAGGCGCAGCATTCCTTCGAGGTCGGTTCGCACGAAGATCCTCTCGTGGTGGCAGATCGCCTCGGTCGACCAATGGCAATTTTGCGGATCGGTGGGCGCGTACCCGATGATCCCGCCAATCCGGGAGCAACATTTTTATATTACTCCCCTCCCCTGCTCCGCGTGCGCCCGCGGCCGCTGGGTCAGATGATTATTCCAACGACTGCTGCTGGCCTGCAAACCCAACCGACAACTGATTCTTTCACAGCGCTGGCCGGTCGGAGTGCACCAAAATCCGAAGGGTTCAATGCGTCCAGGCATTCACCCTACTCATCCAATGGCGTTTCCATCCATGGAAATGGCGAAGCAGAAAGCTGGGCGACCGTAGGAGACATCCAATGACGCTTTCGATTCGTTCAGTATCATTCGCGATACTCTCCGGCCTATTGCTGTTCGCCTGCTCGTGCCGTAGCGCGGATCGCGCTGGCAAGTTCGACCTGTCAATGGTTTCAGACTCTGGCCCGTCGTCGCTGGCCTTTGCCGGCCTGCCGCGGGAAGC containing:
- a CDS encoding CvpA family protein; the encoded protein is MDWYDILMLTVLGGATIFGAWKGMAWQLASVASLVLSYFVCLKFSASLAPMFGDSAPWNRFAAMLVLYLATGAGVWLAFRLVAGLLDRIKLRDFDHQIGAIFGLLKGILLCLAITFFALTLWPTMREHILQSKSGRAMAVLLDKADAVMPPELHDVIGPYLHKLEDGLDPNAPQSAGNQPPGDRRSPENASGNHAASDPSKLWVR
- a CDS encoding D-tyrosyl-tRNA(Tyr) deacylase, whose product is MRAVVQRVSQAKVVVAGEVVGRVDRGLLVLLGVALGDSDDDARWLARKIVELRIFNDDDGKMNLALIEAGGAMLVVSQFTLLGDCRKGRRPSFIEAAAPDEAERLYQLFVETARAQGIHVESGRFRTQMEVSLTNDGPVTLMLESREK
- the pdxA gene encoding 4-hydroxythreonine-4-phosphate dehydrogenase PdxA, translated to MEPRKPLLAITQGDPAGVGPETVVGAWRQPEMHDLCRVVAIGHPIVFQRAVELVHAGATIVTVESPDEIDSSPSVIPCLSSGSDDAADVLPATIDPRGGQAAYDALVVAAHLALDGKVSGLVTAPLHKAALWRAGHHFPGHTELLAQLCGVDDFAMMLYLGPTAMSIDGSRCVRGSAGLGVVHVTLHMGLAEVFRHLTTESILAKIHLADQVMGKIKGEKPRIGVCALNPHAGEEGLFGNEEIRTIAPAVEAAQHAGLLAVGPFPTDTLMVRARNGEFDAVVAMYHDQGHIALKLLGMHQAVNVTCGLPIVRTSVAHGTAFDLAWQGRAETSGMIEAVRMAAKLSKSISGISDKQEKMLLRDRLGC
- a CDS encoding ZIP family metal transporter, encoding MYFLAAIYSLMIVLAALIGGWVPMLVRLTHTRMQLFLSFVAGVILGIGLLHLLPHGYLQLENIDQTAMWLLGGFLVMFFLERFFHFHHHDAPVDETPKDIAKEAHEHCDHQPSKGEHHHHADATSMTRLSWSGALMGLTLHSLIDGLALGAAIFADKSEHRAAQLAGFGTFLAVWLHKPFDSLTISTLMVAGGWSRGWQHAVNVGYAAIAPLGTLAFFLGLEQVGRGHSMFVGAALCFASGAFLCISTSDLLPEVQFHKHDRVKLSLALLLGVALAAAIVLLETTGHQHHLPR
- a CDS encoding metal-dependent hydrolase yields the protein MAGFKTHITTSTVIGIAGGAASKIYFGVPLETSLLAAGLCGVAGMMPDLDSGPGRPLRESMAFAAAVVPMMCVDRFKQAGMSLESMILASGGMYLAIRFGLAALLRRYTVHRGMFHSIPAALIAGEVTFLAFGCERLDLRFFVAGAVVVGFMSHLILDEIWSIEWHRGRMRFKSSFGTAIKFWGDSVWANISTYLKVVVLTFLVVNDQEWTGRFGSPSQQSQQLAERFFNRIGLQRNPTTKTLSIPEPKEEFQHVE